A single bacterium DNA region contains:
- a CDS encoding HAD family hydrolase — MAVRAVFLDRDGVVNEVVRRNGVPVSPVDFRELRIRPGIRECIRELKNNGWMVLIVTNQPDIARGGLDPDELEKMHGYIRASLEVDDIIVCPHDTADGCRCRKPRPGMLEDGAARYGIDLSGSFMAGDQQKDMAAGRAAGCRTILVDAPYNRGVQSDFTVADPGNISRVVLGKDRRA, encoded by the coding sequence ATGGCCGTCCGGGCGGTTTTTCTCGATCGGGACGGGGTTGTCAACGAAGTAGTCCGCCGTAACGGAGTGCCGGTTTCGCCCGTGGATTTTCGGGAACTGCGGATAAGGCCCGGAATCCGCGAATGTATCCGGGAACTGAAAAACAACGGCTGGATGGTGCTGATAGTCACCAACCAACCCGACATCGCCCGGGGGGGGCTTGACCCGGATGAGCTGGAGAAGATGCATGGATATATCCGGGCTTCTCTCGAGGTCGACGATATTATCGTCTGCCCTCACGACACCGCTGACGGTTGCCGCTGCCGAAAGCCGCGGCCGGGAATGCTGGAAGACGGCGCGGCCCGTTACGGAATCGATCTGAGCGGGTCGTTTATGGCGGGGGACCAGCAAAAGGACATGGCAGCCGGCCGCGCGGCCGGCTGCCGGACCATCTTGGTTGACGCCCCCTACAATCGGGGAGTACAGTCCGACTTCACCGTAGCCGACCCGGGGAATATTTCCCGGGTCGTCCTCGGAAAGGACCGGCGAGCATGA
- a CDS encoding sugar phosphate nucleotidyltransferase, translating to MPQAVILAGGMGTRLGAEAAGIPKSLVDVDGAPFILRQLRLLVSRGFRRAVLCVGYRGDMIEDRLGDGAGLGMELIYSREKEDALLGTAGALKKAEKLLENEFLLLYGDSYLDFDYRAFIAAFREMDYDIFLSVFRNAGLYDASNVRLEGERVIYDKTDPDPAMEYIDYGAALFRRRVLNEFVPGAPEDLSRIYARLSREDRIGGYVTDRRFYEIGSLDGLREFREYMRTRGGQEQ from the coding sequence ATGCCCCAGGCGGTGATTCTGGCGGGGGGCATGGGGACACGCTTGGGAGCGGAAGCGGCGGGCATCCCCAAGTCCCTGGTTGACGTTGACGGGGCCCCGTTCATACTCAGACAGCTGCGTCTCCTGGTTTCTCGAGGGTTTCGCCGGGCGGTTCTCTGCGTCGGCTACCGGGGAGATATGATCGAAGATCGTCTCGGTGACGGCGCCGGCTTGGGCATGGAACTTATCTACAGCCGCGAGAAGGAAGATGCCTTGCTCGGTACCGCCGGGGCGTTGAAGAAGGCGGAGAAACTGCTTGAAAACGAGTTTCTGCTGCTGTACGGAGATTCCTACCTCGATTTCGACTACCGGGCCTTTATTGCCGCTTTCCGGGAAATGGACTATGATATTTTCTTATCCGTGTTCCGAAACGCGGGATTATACGACGCGAGCAATGTGCGGCTTGAGGGAGAGAGAGTTATTTACGATAAAACGGACCCGGATCCGGCAATGGAATACATCGATTACGGAGCGGCCCTTTTCCGGCGCCGGGTGCTGAACGAGTTCGTGCCGGGTGCACCCGAAGACTTGTCACGTATATACGCCAGGTTGAGCCGGGAGGACCGGATAGGGGGGTATGTAACCGATCGGCGTTTCTACGAGATAGGTTCTCTCGATGGATTACGGGAATTCAGGGAGTATATGCGTACCCGGGGCGGGCAGGAACAATGA
- a CDS encoding galactokinase: protein MIITRTPFRVTLGGGGTDLPAYYERHGGLIIAAGIAKYMYINVNQPFDRMVRVKYSESETVKTVTEVRHNIAREALKINGFQRGIEVASIADIPAGTGLGSSSCYTVGLLNALHTLKMEYMDLYRLAEEACRLEIDILGYPIGKQDQYMAAFGGITVLEIDRTGQVEVKKLHLDPDLIENLNRNLMMFFTHTFHRANDILAEQSSSARAARPEVLSNMHRIKEIGYLVLAALEEGNLTEIGRLFDEHWRCKRAISPKMSNPRFDEIYESALEAGALGGKISGAGGGGFFVFYVEQDHAKFREKMAARGLRPMRYRFDFEGTKVLANLRDICI from the coding sequence ATGATCATCACCCGGACACCTTTTCGAGTGACCCTGGGCGGGGGGGGCACCGATCTTCCCGCCTACTACGAGCGTCACGGTGGGCTCATCATCGCGGCCGGTATCGCCAAGTACATGTATATCAACGTCAACCAACCGTTCGATCGAATGGTAAGAGTCAAGTATTCGGAATCGGAGACGGTGAAAACGGTTACCGAAGTGAGGCACAATATCGCCCGGGAGGCCTTGAAAATCAATGGATTCCAACGCGGCATCGAAGTGGCTTCGATCGCCGATATTCCGGCCGGCACCGGATTGGGTTCTTCCAGCTGTTATACGGTCGGCCTCCTCAACGCTCTACATACCTTGAAGATGGAATATATGGACCTTTACCGTCTGGCCGAAGAAGCGTGCCGCCTGGAGATTGATATTCTCGGGTACCCGATAGGCAAACAGGATCAATACATGGCCGCCTTCGGGGGCATCACCGTCTTGGAGATCGACAGGACCGGCCAGGTGGAGGTAAAGAAACTTCATCTCGATCCTGACCTGATCGAAAATCTTAACCGCAATTTGATGATGTTTTTCACTCACACTTTTCATCGGGCCAACGACATCCTGGCCGAACAGAGTTCCTCGGCCCGAGCCGCCCGGCCGGAAGTACTTTCCAACATGCACAGGATCAAGGAGATCGGCTATTTGGTCTTGGCCGCATTGGAGGAGGGGAACCTGACGGAAATCGGCCGGCTTTTCGATGAGCACTGGCGTTGCAAGCGGGCGATCTCCCCAAAAATGTCGAATCCCCGTTTTGACGAGATATACGAATCGGCCTTAGAGGCGGGAGCTCTGGGAGGAAAAATCTCCGGCGCCGGCGGCGGCGGTTTTTTTGTCTTTTATGTCGAGCAGGACCACGCGAAATTTCGGGAAAAAATGGCGGCCCGGGGGCTGCGCCCAATGCGGTACCGCTTCGATTTCGAGGGGACCAAGGTACTCGCCAACCTGCGGGATATCTGTATCTGA